A genomic window from Shewanella vesiculosa includes:
- a CDS encoding CueP family metal-binding protein, which yields MIKKNILLGLIIAFSSQSYATTINSETFKNLDYKSAVTTAHTLYKNNEGIMIKVLPNRIVATFSDGKSSSVAIPKDQFFLSIAPYINSSHPCTNHVLTGCTGEIKNQVMKVVMIDTDTGETLIDKKVTTQRDGFIDFWVPKDKNLAFNIYHKAKDGSERVAREVLSTFNNDRTCITTMQLIES from the coding sequence ATGATTAAAAAAAATATTCTATTAGGACTTATAATTGCATTTTCAAGTCAATCATATGCCACAACAATAAATTCAGAAACGTTTAAAAACTTAGACTATAAGAGTGCTGTTACAACAGCACATACACTATACAAAAATAATGAAGGGATAATGATAAAAGTTTTACCCAATAGAATAGTTGCAACTTTCTCAGATGGTAAAAGTAGTTCTGTAGCAATACCAAAAGATCAATTCTTTCTTTCAATAGCTCCGTACATTAATAGCTCTCATCCATGTACTAATCATGTTTTAACAGGTTGTACCGGTGAGATAAAAAATCAAGTAATGAAAGTTGTCATGATTGATACTGATACAGGTGAAACATTAATAGACAAAAAAGTGACGACACAACGTGATGGATTTATAGACTTTTGGGTTCCAAAAGATAAAAACTTAGCATTCAATATTTATCATAAAGCAAAAGACGGAAGCGAAAGAGTGGCGAGAGAGGTACTGTCTACTTTCAATAACGATAGAACTTGCATTACTACTATGCAACTTATTGAAAGTTAA
- a CDS encoding nuclear transport factor 2 family protein produces the protein MSAGQSSLSFAHGDETHPIEQKAFIGVDSAAGNVVKQFHAALQTGNEAIVRQSLAANVQIYEGGKVERSLTDYANHHMLADMAYLKGLTITPKEHQITITGDIAISTSISHAQGEYKGKSIDSMTMETLVLIKQADGHWKITHVHWS, from the coding sequence ATGTCCGCAGGACAAAGCTCATTGAGCTTCGCCCATGGTGATGAAACTCACCCTATAGAACAAAAAGCGTTTATCGGTGTTGATTCCGCCGCGGGTAATGTCGTCAAACAATTTCATGCTGCATTACAAACGGGCAATGAGGCTATTGTTAGGCAGTCATTAGCAGCCAATGTGCAAATTTATGAAGGTGGAAAAGTAGAACGTTCACTTACGGATTATGCCAATCATCACATGCTTGCGGATATGGCCTACTTAAAAGGGTTAACCATAACGCCAAAAGAACACCAAATAACGATTACAGGTGACATTGCTATTTCAACGTCAATAAGTCACGCCCAAGGTGAATATAAAGGTAAAAGTATTGACTCAATGACCATGGAAACGCTTGTGTTAATTAAACAAGCGGATGGTCATTGGAAAATAACCCACGTGCACTGGTCGTAA
- a CDS encoding copper resistance D family protein yields MILTVFEISVLISKWVIYLSVAAVIGGTLMQYLIKGQPNLGISVAKYTGVGAVLGLIAVSINYFAQVGAFAESGLMGIFDAQMHAFLWPTQVGQTVLWRLIGFGLMLVASGLLLHKNRYIKTFSAVLAILSCLLIAVTFTFIGHSTELGLLAQGLILIHVLIIGSWIGAFYPLWKLCSTDDNIVIKNVMDTFGRLGIVIVILVLLSGMGMVWMLFDSPTELISSDYGIAVTIKLCLVAIILLIAAWHKLVLVPKLTIANPSLAKQKLQKSIGLEALIAVLILATTAVLSSVLGPMSLG; encoded by the coding sequence ATGATATTAACCGTATTTGAAATATCGGTGTTGATATCTAAATGGGTTATCTATCTGAGTGTTGCCGCCGTTATTGGCGGCACATTGATGCAATATCTCATTAAGGGTCAACCGAACCTTGGTATTAGCGTTGCAAAATATACCGGCGTAGGTGCCGTTTTGGGGTTGATTGCCGTCAGTATCAATTATTTTGCTCAAGTAGGGGCTTTTGCTGAAAGTGGCTTGATGGGAATATTTGATGCGCAGATGCATGCTTTTCTTTGGCCAACCCAGGTAGGGCAAACGGTGCTTTGGCGCTTAATCGGTTTTGGGTTAATGCTAGTGGCTAGTGGTTTACTGTTACATAAGAACCGTTATATCAAAACGTTTTCTGCGGTATTAGCGATTCTCAGCTGTCTGTTAATTGCTGTCACGTTTACTTTTATTGGCCATAGCACTGAACTGGGATTGCTTGCTCAAGGCTTAATATTGATACACGTATTGATCATTGGCAGTTGGATAGGCGCTTTTTATCCATTATGGAAATTATGCAGCACCGATGACAACATCGTCATAAAAAATGTCATGGATACATTTGGTCGTTTAGGCATAGTGATTGTCATTCTAGTGTTGCTTTCAGGCATGGGAATGGTGTGGATGTTGTTTGATAGTCCCACTGAATTAATCAGTTCCGATTATGGTATTGCGGTCACCATCAAGCTCTGTTTGGTGGCTATCATTTTGCTTATAGCAGCATGGCATAAATTGGTTTTAGTACCGAAATTAACGATTGCGAACCCATCACTCGCCAAACAAAAACTACAAAAATCGATTGGATTAGAGGCATTAATAGCAGTACTGATATTAGCGACAACAGCGGTACTTTCGAGCGTGCTAGGTCCTATGAGCCTTGGATAA
- a CDS encoding copper resistance CopC family protein, translating into MKLFNNVLVVTSLFLSASAFAHVGLGSSMPANGAMLSQAPTTLELTFTAPVRLVKLTMQDEKQQSVPLTLPSSATSQAAFSFALPALSAANYTVNWMIMGDDGHKMKGNMSFMLHDSGMNTRSAPPMTMEHETSEHTAHQ; encoded by the coding sequence ATGAAATTATTTAACAACGTTTTAGTCGTAACAAGTCTATTCCTGAGTGCTTCAGCATTTGCTCATGTCGGACTGGGCAGTTCTATGCCCGCTAACGGTGCCATGCTAAGTCAAGCCCCAACAACGCTTGAACTGACCTTTACGGCTCCGGTACGTTTGGTCAAATTAACAATGCAAGATGAGAAGCAGCAAAGCGTACCGCTAACATTACCTTCAAGTGCGACCAGCCAAGCAGCATTTTCATTCGCTCTACCAGCATTAAGCGCAGCTAATTACACAGTTAACTGGATGATCATGGGTGACGACGGTCATAAGATGAAAGGCAACATGAGCTTTATGCTTCACGACTCTGGCATGAACACTCGCAGTGCACCGCCTATGACAATGGAGCATGAGACTAGCGAGCACACTGCACATCAATAA
- a CDS encoding copper resistance protein B: MNKTNLVALGLLSLSASLASSAVFAGGNDDPLLTKVMLDQFEKGVDPQDPTQFSAQAWLGYDLNKLWLKTEGEYSNSDKQDLEIQALYSKPIAPYWDVQFGIKTDIKPTPNRNWAVIGVQGLAPYFFDIDAALFIGEQGRTAMRLSAEYELLITQKLILTPEVEVNLFGKDDAELGIGSGLSDVSAGLRLRYEIVREFAPYIGVDWRQKLGNTADYARSEGEDTQETQFVIGFRAWF, encoded by the coding sequence ATGAATAAAACGAATTTAGTGGCATTGGGACTGTTGAGTCTGAGCGCCTCATTGGCTAGCTCAGCTGTGTTTGCCGGCGGTAATGATGATCCTCTATTAACAAAAGTCATGCTGGATCAATTTGAAAAAGGCGTGGATCCGCAAGATCCTACCCAGTTTAGTGCACAAGCATGGTTAGGTTACGATTTGAATAAGCTGTGGCTTAAAACCGAAGGTGAATATTCAAATAGTGATAAGCAAGACCTTGAAATTCAGGCTCTTTACAGTAAGCCCATCGCACCATACTGGGATGTACAATTCGGTATTAAAACCGATATCAAACCGACGCCGAACCGTAATTGGGCTGTGATTGGGGTTCAAGGGTTAGCGCCATATTTCTTTGATATTGACGCTGCCTTATTCATCGGTGAACAAGGCCGTACGGCCATGCGTTTGAGTGCGGAATATGAACTGTTAATCACTCAAAAATTGATACTCACACCTGAAGTAGAAGTAAATTTATTTGGTAAGGACGATGCTGAACTTGGAATAGGCTCAGGCTTATCTGACGTCAGTGCAGGGCTGCGATTGAGATACGAGATTGTTCGAGAGTTCGCACCCTATATCGGTGTGGATTGGCGTCAGAAACTCGGTAATACCGCCGATTACGCCCGAAGTGAAGGGGAAGATACACAAGAAACCCAGTTTGTTATTGGTTTTAGAGCTTGGTTCTAA
- a CDS encoding copper resistance system multicopper oxidase, with the protein MKSQYMIKPMIQTTNSELNNSRRRFVFGASAMLALMSIPFPKNAFANALSQSLSQLSGKVFDLSIDYKMVNFTGKSARATVVNQLLPAPLLRWKEGETVTLRVKNNLDHDSSIHWHGIILPTEMDGVPGFSFDGIKPGETFEYQFTVQQSGTYWYHSHSGYQEQTGLFGAIVIDPATPDPVIYDRDYVIMLSDWSDEAPENIYAKLKKQADYYNYRERTVMDFFSDVNKNGLANTWNARSMWNNARMSDRDISDVTGSTYTYLMNGNPPQQGWQGLFEQGEKVRLRFINSSAMTIFDVRIPGLKMSVVASDGQNIQPVSVDEFRIGVAETYDVVIEPEVDNAYCIFAQSIDRTGFTVGNLTSDASLHAPIPPMDPRPVLGHSDMGMDMSDMDMSGMDHSKMDMGAGDMSGMDHSKMAMGGGDMSGMDHSKMAMDGGDMSGMDHSKMAMGSGDMSGMDHSKMAMGGGDMSGMDHSKMAMDAAKATVSGLGLAGFGSNNEIKHIDTEFGPQVDMRADAPKSGLHDPGIGLRDHQQQFNRKVLTYGDIKGLHPTYDTRQPSREIQLHLTGNMNRYMWSVNGVKFMDAAPLEFEYGERLRITLVNDTMMTHPMHLHGMWSELETGDPDFIPRKHTVLVQPGSKISYLVTADAKGQWAYHCHLLFHMPGMFRKVVVK; encoded by the coding sequence ATGAAATCTCAATACATGATAAAACCCATGATTCAAACGACAAACAGTGAACTCAACAACAGCCGACGCCGGTTTGTGTTTGGTGCATCCGCCATGTTGGCATTGATGTCGATCCCTTTCCCTAAAAATGCCTTTGCCAATGCGTTAAGCCAATCGTTGAGCCAGCTCTCTGGCAAAGTGTTTGACTTATCAATTGACTATAAAATGGTTAATTTTACCGGGAAATCTGCTCGAGCTACTGTGGTAAACCAATTACTGCCCGCGCCGTTATTACGTTGGAAAGAAGGTGAAACAGTCACCTTAAGAGTAAAAAATAATCTCGACCATGATAGCTCTATTCACTGGCACGGTATTATTTTACCCACCGAAATGGACGGTGTGCCTGGCTTTAGCTTTGATGGCATTAAACCCGGTGAAACATTTGAGTATCAATTTACCGTCCAGCAAAGTGGCACATATTGGTATCACAGTCATTCAGGCTATCAAGAACAAACCGGTTTATTCGGCGCTATTGTGATTGATCCAGCGACCCCCGATCCGGTTATATATGACCGTGACTATGTGATCATGCTGTCTGATTGGTCTGACGAAGCCCCTGAAAACATTTATGCCAAATTAAAGAAACAAGCCGATTACTATAATTACCGTGAGCGTACGGTAATGGATTTTTTCTCTGACGTGAATAAAAATGGCTTAGCCAATACGTGGAACGCTCGTTCGATGTGGAATAACGCGCGCATGAGTGACAGAGACATATCTGATGTTACGGGTTCAACTTACACCTATTTAATGAATGGCAATCCTCCGCAACAGGGCTGGCAAGGGTTGTTTGAACAAGGTGAGAAGGTGCGCTTACGCTTTATAAATAGTTCTGCTATGACCATATTTGATGTGCGTATACCGGGTCTCAAAATGAGTGTTGTCGCCAGTGATGGTCAGAACATTCAACCGGTATCTGTGGATGAATTTCGAATCGGTGTTGCTGAAACCTATGATGTGGTTATTGAGCCAGAGGTTGATAATGCCTATTGTATTTTCGCTCAAAGTATTGACCGCACCGGCTTTACGGTAGGTAACCTTACCTCAGATGCCAGTTTACATGCTCCTATTCCCCCAATGGATCCAAGGCCAGTCCTTGGCCACAGTGATATGGGCATGGATATGAGTGATATGGATATGAGCGGTATGGATCATAGCAAAATGGACATGGGTGCTGGTGATATGTCAGGCATGGATCACAGCAAGATGGCTATGGGTGGCGGTGATATGTCAGGCATGGATCACAGCAAGATGGCTATGGACGGCGGTGATATGTCAGGCATGGATCATAGCAAGATGGCTATGGGCAGCGGTGATATGTCAGGCATGGATCACAGCAAGATGGCTATGGGTGGCGGTGATATGTCAGGCATGGATCACAGCAAAATGGCCATGGACGCTGCGAAAGCGACAGTCTCAGGACTAGGGCTTGCAGGCTTTGGCAGTAACAATGAAATTAAACACATTGACACCGAGTTCGGCCCACAAGTGGATATGCGTGCAGATGCGCCAAAAAGTGGTTTACACGATCCCGGGATTGGATTGCGTGACCATCAACAACAATTTAATCGCAAAGTATTAACTTATGGCGATATTAAAGGCTTACATCCTACCTACGACACGCGCCAACCTAGCCGCGAAATTCAACTGCATTTAACCGGCAATATGAACCGATATATGTGGTCTGTGAATGGGGTGAAATTTATGGACGCCGCGCCATTAGAGTTTGAATACGGAGAAAGACTGCGGATCACCTTAGTGAACGACACGATGATGACTCACCCTATGCATTTGCATGGTATGTGGAGTGAGTTAGAGACAGGCGACCCTGATTTTATTCCCCGTAAGCACACGGTATTAGTTCAGCCGGGTTCTAAGATCAGTTACTTAGTCACCGCCGATGCAAAAGGGCAATGGGCATATCATTGCCACTTGTTATTCCACATGCCAGGCATGTTCAGAAAAGTCGTGGTGAAATAA
- a CDS encoding DUF411 domain-containing protein, which produces MSALYRNSIRFFRVIGTIFILQIMGGMLPAHAAEPGTTAPLLTVYKDANCGCCEKWLTHISERGFNVDAHNINNLYEFKQSKGIPASMQSCHTAVSSQGYVFEGHIPAKFISRFLASPPLKMLSA; this is translated from the coding sequence ATGTCTGCTCTATATCGCAATTCTATTCGTTTTTTTCGTGTCATAGGTACTATTTTTATTCTGCAAATTATGGGAGGGATGTTACCTGCCCATGCAGCGGAGCCCGGCACTACGGCGCCATTACTCACTGTTTATAAAGATGCCAATTGTGGCTGTTGTGAGAAATGGCTTACGCATATTAGTGAGCGTGGATTTAATGTTGATGCCCACAATATTAACAACCTTTATGAGTTTAAACAGTCAAAGGGTATTCCTGCTTCAATGCAATCTTGCCATACCGCTGTGTCATCTCAAGGTTATGTGTTTGAAGGGCATATCCCTGCAAAATTCATTAGTCGTTTTTTAGCCTCCCCCCCCCTAAAGATGCTATCGGCCTAA
- a CDS encoding efflux RND transporter permease subunit, whose product MIESIIRWSVANRFFVLLASAILVGAGLFSLKNTPIDALPDLSDVQVIIKTSYPGQAPQVVEDQVTYPLTTAMLSVPGAVTVRGFSFFGDSYVYVIFDEETDLYWARSRVLEYLSQVVSTLPDNAKPQLGPDATGVGWVYLYALVDRTGKHDISELRSLQDWFLKYELQTVPGVSEVSALGGMVKQYQIKVDPDKLRAFGIPLAAIQMAINRGNQEIGASVVEIAEAEYMVRATGYLENKEDIGNIPLGVNNNGTPLLLKDVADIGTGPQMRRGVVDLNGEGETVGGIIVMRFGENAQKTIDGVKAKLETLKKGLPEGVEVVTVYDRSGLIERAVSNLGFKLLEEFLVVALVCMVFLAHVRSSLVAIVSLPVGILTAFIIMHLQGLNANIMSLGGIAIAIGAMVDGAIVMIENMHKHMERTPLTAENRWQVVARSASEVGPALFFSLLIITVSFLPVFTLEAQEGRMFSPLAFTKTYAMAASAALAITLVPVLMGYFIRGKVLPEHKNPVNRLLTAVYMPVLKKVLAFPKITLLFALFVLAIGVWPLNKIGSEFMPPLDEGDLMYMPTTYPGISIGKARQLVQQMDKLIYTVPEVKTVFGKVGRADSATDPAPLTMVETFIQLKPKSEWREGLTTESLKQELDSLVKLPGVTNAWVMPIKTRIDMLATGIKTPVGIKIAGPSLKEIEKIGKQLEEILKDVKGTASVYAERVAGGRYIKVDIQRENAARYGLNIADVQQVVATAIGGMNISQTVEGLERYPINLRYPQDYRNSPEALALLPIVTPQGLRISLGDVADIVIENGPPGIKSENARLNGWAYIDIEDVDIGSYVEIAQKVVSDKLVLPAGYSITWAGQYEYMERAKAKLTYVVPLTLFIIVILLFMNFRNAVEVGIIVGTLPFAMVGSIWLMYIQGFNFSVAVGVGFIALAGVAVEIGVIMLVYLNQAYREAIDHSSQQLEKFDELKLIQSVIQGAGMRVRPVMMTAAAIIAGLLPILYGTGTGSEVMSRIAAPMVGGMVSAIILTLLIVPVVFFLWRRAQLRHEER is encoded by the coding sequence ATGATTGAATCAATAATACGATGGTCTGTAGCAAACAGATTTTTTGTTTTGCTCGCCAGTGCCATTCTCGTCGGCGCGGGTTTATTTTCACTTAAAAATACCCCTATTGATGCTTTGCCTGATTTATCTGATGTTCAGGTAATTATTAAAACAAGTTATCCAGGTCAAGCCCCACAAGTAGTTGAAGATCAAGTCACTTACCCTTTAACTACGGCTATGCTGTCTGTACCTGGTGCAGTAACGGTAAGGGGATTCTCTTTTTTTGGTGATTCATATGTCTATGTCATCTTCGATGAAGAAACCGATTTATATTGGGCTCGTAGTCGTGTGTTGGAATATCTTAGCCAAGTTGTTTCAACGTTACCTGATAATGCAAAGCCTCAATTAGGACCTGACGCAACTGGTGTGGGCTGGGTATATTTATATGCACTAGTTGATAGAACCGGTAAACACGATATTAGTGAGTTACGCAGCTTACAGGACTGGTTTTTAAAGTATGAATTACAAACAGTCCCTGGTGTTTCTGAAGTGAGTGCTCTAGGTGGGATGGTCAAACAGTATCAGATTAAGGTTGACCCAGATAAGTTGCGTGCATTTGGTATACCTTTAGCCGCTATTCAAATGGCGATTAACCGTGGTAATCAAGAAATTGGTGCCTCTGTAGTCGAAATCGCTGAAGCTGAATATATGGTTCGTGCCACAGGATATCTTGAGAATAAAGAGGACATCGGCAATATTCCTTTAGGCGTGAACAATAATGGCACACCATTACTGCTAAAAGATGTTGCGGATATAGGGACCGGACCGCAAATGCGACGAGGCGTCGTTGATCTAAATGGTGAAGGTGAGACTGTCGGTGGCATTATTGTGATGCGATTTGGTGAAAATGCCCAAAAGACTATTGATGGTGTGAAAGCTAAATTAGAGACACTGAAAAAAGGCCTTCCAGAGGGGGTGGAAGTTGTGACCGTTTACGATCGCAGCGGTTTAATTGAGAGAGCCGTATCAAACTTAGGGTTTAAACTACTAGAGGAGTTTTTAGTCGTAGCTTTAGTCTGTATGGTATTTTTGGCGCATGTAAGATCATCACTTGTTGCGATTGTTAGCTTACCAGTTGGTATTTTAACAGCATTTATTATTATGCACTTGCAGGGGTTAAATGCCAATATCATGTCTTTAGGTGGTATTGCTATTGCAATTGGTGCTATGGTCGATGGCGCCATTGTAATGATTGAAAATATGCATAAACATATGGAACGAACGCCATTGACGGCAGAAAACCGTTGGCAGGTTGTAGCGCGGTCTGCCAGCGAAGTTGGCCCGGCATTGTTTTTTAGTTTACTTATTATTACTGTTAGTTTTTTACCGGTATTTACCCTCGAAGCACAGGAGGGAAGGATGTTTTCACCGCTTGCGTTTACTAAAACTTACGCAATGGCTGCATCGGCAGCGTTAGCTATTACCTTAGTGCCAGTGCTAATGGGATACTTTATTCGGGGAAAAGTGCTTCCTGAACACAAAAACCCCGTTAATCGATTGTTAACTGCTGTATATATGCCAGTGTTGAAAAAAGTATTGGCTTTCCCGAAAATAACCCTCCTATTTGCGTTATTTGTGTTGGCAATTGGTGTGTGGCCGTTAAATAAAATTGGTAGTGAGTTTATGCCTCCATTAGATGAAGGCGATCTAATGTATATGCCGACCACTTACCCTGGTATTTCTATTGGTAAAGCTCGCCAATTAGTGCAACAAATGGATAAGTTAATTTACACAGTACCCGAGGTTAAAACCGTATTTGGCAAGGTTGGCCGAGCAGACTCTGCAACGGATCCTGCACCTCTAACAATGGTGGAAACGTTTATTCAGCTTAAGCCCAAAAGTGAGTGGAGAGAAGGACTGACGACTGAGAGTTTAAAACAAGAATTAGACTCATTAGTAAAGTTACCCGGTGTGACGAACGCATGGGTAATGCCAATTAAAACCCGAATTGACATGTTGGCGACAGGGATTAAAACGCCTGTAGGGATTAAAATTGCAGGTCCTAGCCTCAAGGAAATTGAGAAAATTGGTAAACAATTAGAGGAAATCCTTAAAGATGTTAAAGGGACTGCGTCAGTATACGCTGAGAGGGTTGCAGGTGGACGTTATATTAAAGTTGATATCCAGAGGGAGAATGCTGCTCGGTATGGTTTAAATATAGCGGATGTTCAACAAGTTGTGGCTACAGCGATCGGTGGTATGAATATTTCACAAACAGTTGAAGGCTTAGAACGATATCCAATTAATTTACGCTATCCTCAGGATTATCGAAATTCTCCTGAAGCATTAGCTTTATTGCCTATCGTCACTCCGCAAGGTTTGAGGATTTCTTTAGGGGATGTAGCGGATATCGTTATCGAAAATGGACCACCAGGTATTAAAAGTGAAAATGCTCGTCTTAATGGTTGGGCTTATATCGATATTGAAGATGTCGATATCGGTAGTTATGTTGAAATAGCCCAAAAAGTTGTTAGTGATAAATTGGTATTACCTGCCGGTTACTCTATTACCTGGGCAGGTCAATATGAGTATATGGAAAGAGCAAAAGCGAAGCTTACTTACGTAGTACCATTGACTTTGTTTATTATCGTTATTTTATTGTTCATGAATTTCCGCAATGCTGTTGAAGTAGGAATTATTGTGGGAACATTGCCTTTTGCAATGGTGGGCAGTATTTGGTTAATGTATATACAAGGTTTTAATTTTTCAGTTGCTGTAGGGGTAGGTTTTATAGCATTGGCGGGTGTCGCTGTCGAAATTGGCGTCATTATGCTTGTCTATTTAAACCAAGCCTATAGAGAAGCGATTGATCATAGTTCACAGCAGCTAGAAAAATTTGATGAACTAAAGTTGATTCAATCCGTTATTCAAGGTGCAGGTATGCGTGTACGTCCTGTAATGATGACCGCAGCAGCAATCATTGCTGGATTATTACCTATACTTTATGGTACTGGAACAGGTTCCGAGGTGATGAGTCGAATTGCTGCGCCAATGGTCGGCGGAATGGTCAGTGCAATCATACTGACACTATTAATTGTTCCTGTTGTGTTCTTTTTATGGCGTCGTGCTCAATTGAGACATGAGGAACGATAG
- a CDS encoding efflux RND transporter periplasmic adaptor subunit — translation MNSNLKMISILVIGILTGISASILYTPQNQITSEDSAKAKPSYWVAPMNPNYRSDKPGKSPMGMDLIPVYEDGTDSTDFGPGAIKISPAVINKLGMRTSVATLGTLETSIKTVGYVQYDQDQLIHINPRVEGWIEELYVKASGDPVVKGQPIYSIYSPALVNAQEEMLLALNRKDQRLITASEERLKALLIPNAEIKALRKNRTVKQNITFYAPQSGVIDNLNIREGSFVKPGMTMFSVGSLSQVWVEAEVFERQANMVKVGQTVEMKLDYLPGQFWQGKVDYVYPTLDSKTRTLKVRLRFDNTNAALKPNMFAQVSIKTRSEEDVLLLPREAVIRTGNSDRVVLALGEGKYKSVAVTLGRLDDDSIQIESGLYEGDIVVSSAQFLLDSESNKTSDLKRMTAPEDEQENIQAITSETAWVEAKVNGLMAAHRMINVDHQAVNEWEWPQMTMDFTVDDSVDFSVFTVGAVLHIELEKTSDGLVKVVNIHYPKDTDDVSNTTHQTDHSGMEMGE, via the coding sequence ATGAACAGCAATTTGAAAATGATCAGCATATTAGTTATCGGTATTCTTACTGGTATTAGTGCATCAATCCTATATACACCGCAGAATCAGATAACTTCAGAGGACAGTGCAAAAGCTAAGCCTTCATATTGGGTCGCACCTATGAATCCTAATTATCGTAGTGATAAACCTGGGAAATCACCAATGGGTATGGATCTTATACCTGTATACGAAGATGGCACCGATTCGACAGATTTTGGACCTGGTGCCATTAAAATATCACCTGCTGTGATTAATAAACTTGGTATGCGCACATCCGTAGCAACGCTTGGGACACTGGAAACTAGCATTAAAACAGTAGGATACGTTCAATACGATCAAGATCAACTTATTCATATTAATCCTAGAGTAGAAGGATGGATTGAAGAACTTTATGTCAAAGCTTCTGGTGATCCGGTCGTTAAAGGGCAACCAATATATTCAATTTACTCTCCAGCTTTAGTTAATGCACAAGAGGAAATGTTATTAGCTTTAAATCGAAAAGATCAGCGTTTGATTACTGCATCTGAAGAACGATTGAAAGCGCTATTAATACCAAACGCGGAGATTAAAGCGCTACGTAAGAATAGAACGGTCAAACAAAATATTACATTTTATGCCCCTCAAAGTGGTGTTATTGATAATTTGAATATAAGGGAGGGATCGTTTGTTAAACCGGGTATGACAATGTTTTCAGTTGGCTCATTATCACAAGTATGGGTTGAAGCTGAAGTTTTTGAACGTCAAGCAAACATGGTTAAAGTTGGGCAAACTGTTGAAATGAAATTAGATTACCTGCCAGGCCAATTTTGGCAAGGAAAAGTCGATTATGTCTACCCGACATTAGACAGTAAAACAAGAACGCTAAAAGTGAGATTGCGTTTCGATAATACCAATGCGGCATTAAAGCCAAATATGTTTGCTCAAGTGTCGATAAAAACACGAAGTGAAGAGGACGTATTACTGTTACCAAGGGAGGCTGTTATTAGAACAGGAAACTCTGATCGAGTTGTACTTGCCCTCGGTGAAGGTAAATATAAATCTGTAGCGGTAACGTTAGGGCGATTAGATGATGACAGCATTCAAATAGAGTCAGGACTGTACGAGGGAGATATTGTAGTCTCGTCTGCACAATTTTTATTGGATTCTGAATCAAATAAAACTTCTGATCTTAAACGTATGACAGCACCAGAAGATGAGCAAGAAAATATTCAAGCCATCACATCTGAAACCGCCTGGGTAGAGGCAAAAGTAAATGGTTTAATGGCTGCACATCGAATGATTAATGTGGACCATCAAGCTGTCAATGAATGGGAATGGCCACAAATGACCATGGACTTTACTGTTGATGACAGTGTGGATTTCTCTGTATTTACCGTTGGTGCTGTGCTTCATATTGAATTAGAAAAAACATCAGACGGCTTGGTCAAAGTGGTAAATATACACTATCCCAAAGATACTGATGATGTATCTAATACAACACATCAAACAGATCATTCAGGAATGGAGATGGGAGAATAA